Proteins from a genomic interval of Clostridia bacterium:
- a CDS encoding peptidoglycan DD-metalloendopeptidase family protein → MKKVVVFGLVVTITLGCVLQVQADKLSQYKKQRSSVNNQLNKITSDKKKVKQQIETKKDEKEYLENVQQKKEKEYAQLKNEENELEQIARQLEEELNAAEEEYDSQRELLKTRLRVMYENSNVSYWQTLIESKSIIDFFERLQLISLVSKNDKRLMEELDVARQDVELKKQKKEEARLAVLEKARSKEKAITDLKVSRADVEQDLKKYEITLEELEKQEDELNKLSKQLNSKIQSLMSKGKYTGGVMKWPCPSSSRITSEYGNRYHPVLKKRKLHTGIDIGAKKGSSIVAAAKGKVIKAGWETGYGNTVVIDHGGNIATLYAHCSKILVSVGDEVETGQTIAKVGSTGWSTGPHLHFEVIKNGSCTNPVPFLKGK, encoded by the coding sequence ATGAAAAAAGTAGTAGTATTCGGACTTGTTGTTACTATTACATTAGGCTGTGTGCTGCAGGTTCAGGCAGACAAGCTATCCCAGTACAAAAAACAGAGGAGTTCGGTAAACAATCAGCTTAATAAGATAACCAGCGATAAGAAGAAAGTAAAGCAGCAGATAGAGACTAAGAAGGACGAAAAAGAGTATCTTGAAAATGTACAGCAAAAGAAGGAAAAGGAATATGCCCAGTTGAAAAACGAGGAAAATGAACTGGAGCAGATAGCCAGACAACTGGAAGAGGAATTGAATGCAGCAGAGGAGGAATACGATAGCCAGAGGGAATTGCTTAAAACAAGGCTGAGAGTAATGTACGAGAATTCCAACGTATCCTACTGGCAGACGCTGATTGAATCAAAAAGCATTATAGACTTTTTTGAACGCTTGCAACTGATATCTTTAGTATCTAAAAATGATAAACGTCTCATGGAAGAACTAGATGTAGCCCGTCAGGATGTCGAACTGAAGAAACAGAAAAAGGAAGAAGCCAGGCTGGCAGTACTGGAGAAGGCTAGAAGTAAAGAAAAGGCTATAACAGATTTGAAGGTTTCCAGAGCTGATGTCGAGCAGGATTTAAAAAAATACGAAATTACACTGGAAGAGCTGGAAAAACAGGAAGATGAACTGAACAAACTGTCAAAACAGCTTAATTCCAAGATTCAGAGCCTTATGAGCAAGGGTAAGTATACCGGAGGAGTAATGAAATGGCCCTGCCCCAGCTCATCCAGGATTACATCTGAGTACGGAAACAGGTATCATCCGGTGCTGAAAAAGCGGAAATTACATACAGGAATTGATATAGGTGCTAAAAAGGGAAGTTCTATAGTAGCGGCAGCAAAAGGAAAGGTCATTAAGGCAGGATGGGAAACCGGATACGGTAATACAGTAGTAATTGACCATGGCGGAAATATAGCTACACTATACGCTCATTGCAGTAAGATACTTGTCAGTGTCGGTGATGAAGTGGAAACAGGACAAACTATTGCCAAGGTTGGTTCTACGGGTTGGTCAACTGGACCACATCTGCATTTTGAGGTTATAAAGAACGGCAGTTGCACAAATCCTGTGCCATTTTTAAAAGGAAAATAG
- the ftsE gene encoding cell division ATP-binding protein FtsE: MVELKNIAKKYPNGTVALRDVSIKINKGEFVFIVGSSGSGKSSLIKLILKEENPTEGEVIVNGFDVSSMNRKEIPYLRRSLGVVFQDFRLLPNKTVYENVAFAMQITEALPKEIRRQVPMALALVGISRKANVYPNQLSGGEQQRVALARALVNNPSLLVADEPTGNLDPETSWEIMKLLNEINQRGTTVIIATHEKSIVDAMKKRVIALDKGILVRDQQKGLYGDEDKNYQIYN, from the coding sequence GTGGTCGAGCTGAAAAACATAGCTAAAAAGTATCCGAATGGTACTGTTGCTTTAAGAGATGTAAGTATTAAAATAAATAAAGGTGAGTTTGTTTTTATTGTAGGTTCAAGTGGATCAGGAAAATCGTCATTGATAAAACTGATTCTCAAGGAAGAAAATCCTACTGAGGGAGAGGTCATTGTCAACGGTTTTGATGTGTCCTCCATGAACAGGAAGGAAATTCCTTATCTAAGAAGGAGTTTGGGAGTGGTTTTTCAAGACTTCAGACTGCTGCCTAATAAAACTGTATATGAAAATGTTGCCTTTGCAATGCAGATAACAGAAGCCCTTCCTAAGGAAATTAGGCGTCAGGTGCCTATGGCTCTGGCACTTGTAGGCATAAGCAGAAAGGCAAATGTATATCCGAATCAGCTTTCCGGCGGTGAACAGCAAAGGGTTGCCCTGGCAAGAGCACTGGTCAATAATCCGTCACTTTTGGTGGCAGACGAGCCTACAGGAAACCTGGATCCGGAAACCTCCTGGGAAATTATGAAGCTGTTAAACGAAATAAATCAGAGGGGTACAACAGTTATCATTGCAACTCATGAGAAAAGTATTGTAGATGCCATGAAAAAGAGGGTTATTGCTCTCGATAAAGGTATTTTAGTAAGGGATCAACAGAAAGGATTATACGGAGATGAAGATAAGAACTACCAAATATATAATTAA
- the ftsX gene encoding permease-like cell division protein FtsX, which yields MKIRTTKYIIKEGMLNAYRNKLMSLASLSIVTASLVIFGVFFLFSINLNHNIAGLKEQPEIEVFCLPELDDTQTKQIEDDIKNNADIQSYTAVTKKENFDKMKKSMLNGKESVLTGLDESFMPVSYIVKLKDPQKSEKIVSYYKALSGVENVKYPQQVIEIITKLTYWVPLICAFLLIILLIVSMFIISNTIKLTVFARRREINIMKYIGATDWFIRWPFIIEGVIIGLIGALFAFLLTSYFYNVLENMLSDNLFKMGIDLFRMVSIKDVAPNIILIYSLIGACVGSIGSFISIRKYLHV from the coding sequence ATGAAGATAAGAACTACCAAATATATAATTAAGGAAGGTATGCTTAATGCATACAGAAACAAACTTATGTCTCTGGCTTCATTAAGTATAGTTACTGCTTCTCTTGTCATTTTCGGAGTATTTTTTCTTTTTTCTATAAATTTGAATCATAATATTGCTGGGCTGAAGGAGCAGCCTGAGATAGAAGTATTCTGCCTGCCTGAGTTGGATGATACCCAGACAAAGCAGATTGAAGATGATATAAAGAATAATGCAGATATTCAATCATATACTGCAGTGACTAAAAAAGAAAATTTCGATAAAATGAAAAAAAGTATGCTTAACGGTAAAGAAAGCGTATTAACCGGCCTGGATGAGAGTTTCATGCCTGTTTCGTATATCGTCAAACTTAAGGACCCGCAAAAAAGTGAGAAAATTGTAAGTTATTATAAGGCTTTGAGCGGAGTGGAAAATGTAAAATATCCTCAGCAGGTGATTGAAATCATTACAAAACTTACTTACTGGGTACCTCTGATATGCGCTTTCCTTCTGATAATACTTCTAATCGTTTCGATGTTTATTATTTCTAATACTATAAAGCTAACGGTATTTGCCAGGAGAAGAGAGATAAACATCATGAAATATATAGGAGCGACTGACTGGTTTATACGCTGGCCTTTTATCATAGAAGGTGTTATAATAGGTTTAATAGGTGCATTATTTGCCTTTTTATTGACTAGCTATTTTTACAATGTTCTGGAAAATATGTTAAGCGACAATCTTTTTAAAATGGGTATCGACTTATTCAGAATGGTTAGTATAAAAGATGTTGCTCCTAACATAATCCTTATTTATTCTTTAATCGGAGCCTGCGTAGGTTCGATAGGAAGTTTCATATCAATTCGTAAATACTTGCATGTATGA
- a CDS encoding MGMT family protein — protein MGFFEDVYGMVRQIPMGKVATYGQIAKMLGEPRKSKIVGWALHANPYYGDVPCHRVVNRNGELSGGFAFGGSKAQKLLLEEEGIIFDQGEIINLQKYLWKP, from the coding sequence ATGGGTTTTTTTGAAGATGTATACGGAATGGTAAGGCAAATTCCCATGGGAAAGGTTGCTACTTATGGTCAGATTGCAAAAATGCTCGGCGAGCCGAGGAAATCAAAAATTGTTGGGTGGGCTCTACATGCGAATCCATATTATGGGGATGTCCCGTGCCATAGGGTTGTAAACAGAAATGGTGAGCTAAGTGGAGGATTTGCATTTGGAGGAAGTAAAGCTCAAAAGTTACTACTTGAAGAGGAAGGAATAATTTTTGATCAGGGAGAGATAATAAACTTACAGAAATATTTATGGAAACCTTAA
- a CDS encoding class I SAM-dependent methyltransferase, protein MYTNFAYIYDEMMYDVDYKKWADYIEKIFKRYRQKPSLILDLGCGTGSFTLEMAKRGYEMIGIDISPDMLSCARSKAENAGTNILYLNQDMTEFELYGTVDAVVCLMDSVNYVTVKKELQKLFKLVNNYLNPGGLFIFDINTCYKFDKVLDGNVFYDVGDDITYIWENRFDKRKGICQFDLTFFVREGINYRKYEEIHLERAYTQKEVSRLIDNSGMELINIYNEMEFKPPFNESLRNFFVCRERGKTK, encoded by the coding sequence ATGTACACTAACTTTGCTTATATATATGATGAGATGATGTATGATGTTGATTATAAAAAATGGGCGGATTACATCGAAAAAATATTCAAGAGGTACAGACAAAAACCTTCATTGATTCTTGATTTAGGTTGTGGTACGGGAAGTTTTACTCTGGAGATGGCAAAAAGGGGCTATGAAATGATAGGTATAGATATTTCTCCGGACATGCTTTCATGTGCCCGTTCCAAAGCTGAGAATGCCGGTACGAATATACTTTACCTTAATCAGGACATGACGGAATTTGAGCTTTATGGAACGGTTGATGCAGTTGTATGCCTTATGGACAGTGTTAATTATGTCACAGTAAAAAAAGAATTGCAAAAGCTTTTTAAGCTGGTAAACAACTACCTGAATCCTGGAGGCCTTTTTATATTTGATATAAACACATGCTATAAATTTGACAAGGTACTGGATGGAAATGTGTTTTATGATGTAGGTGACGACATAACTTATATATGGGAAAACCGATTTGATAAAAGAAAAGGTATTTGCCAATTTGACCTGACATTTTTTGTGCGTGAAGGAATAAACTATAGGAAATATGAAGAAATACACCTTGAAAGGGCTTATACTCAAAAGGAGGTATCCCGTCTTATAGATAATTCCGGGATGGAATTGATTAATATTTATAACGAGATGGAGTTTAAACCTCCCTTTAATGAGAGCCTGAGAAATTTCTTTGTTTGCCGGGAAAGGGGAAAGACTAAATAA
- a CDS encoding alpha/beta-type small acid-soluble spore protein, with amino-acid sequence MQKEEDMKLKYEIAVELGLFEKVKRDGWKSLTAKETGRIGGMISKRKKMMQAEKSQQI; translated from the coding sequence ATGCAAAAAGAAGAGGATATGAAGTTGAAATACGAGATTGCAGTTGAGTTGGGCCTGTTTGAAAAGGTAAAGCGTGATGGGTGGAAAAGCTTGACTGCAAAGGAGACAGGTAGAATTGGCGGAATGATTTCAAAAAGGAAAAAAATGATGCAAGCAGAAAAAAGTCAGCAAATATGA
- a CDS encoding S41 family peptidase translates to MYKNRSNLITLITLVVVTSIVSFTISAFVFIGWNKLNPDSISFDTKVVSKENITKFNQVRDILKSQYYKGVDENIMLEGAIAGMAESLGDRYTAYYPKEKWQVFEQELEGSFVGIGVTVKMDSDGLLTIMDIYEDSPAQKSGVLPGDKVVKVDGTDVTKMEEDAIIKLIRGKEGTKVKITIFRESETRFVDIDITRQKIKEENIKSKLISNNIGYIKLVKFDSEIAKYFEKSLNKLIDKGIKGLIIDVRDNPGGYYRQVVDVADLLLPKCTIVYTEDKYRKKEFEYSDSNQIKLPIVVLVNGNSASASEILAGAIKDNKRGILVGTKTYGKGLVQASFTLDDGSGIKLTVQRYFTPSGVCIQGKGIEPNEVINLPEKYQNIPVSRIPAEEDTQLQKAIEMMRN, encoded by the coding sequence TTGTATAAAAATAGAAGTAATCTTATTACTTTAATCACATTGGTGGTTGTGACTTCCATAGTTTCCTTCACAATATCCGCATTTGTCTTTATCGGATGGAATAAGCTGAATCCTGACAGTATATCTTTTGATACAAAGGTAGTCAGCAAGGAGAATATTACTAAATTCAATCAAGTCAGAGATATACTGAAGTCTCAATACTATAAGGGCGTAGATGAAAACATAATGCTTGAAGGGGCGATTGCGGGGATGGCAGAGTCTCTGGGTGACAGGTATACTGCATATTACCCTAAGGAAAAGTGGCAGGTTTTTGAGCAGGAGCTTGAAGGAAGTTTTGTTGGTATAGGTGTTACTGTAAAAATGGATAGTGATGGCCTTCTTACTATCATGGATATATATGAAGATTCTCCTGCACAAAAATCAGGTGTTTTGCCTGGGGATAAAGTTGTGAAGGTAGATGGCACTGATGTAACAAAAATGGAGGAAGATGCAATTATTAAGCTTATAAGAGGAAAAGAAGGCACAAAAGTGAAAATTACAATATTTAGAGAATCTGAAACGCGGTTTGTTGATATTGATATCACAAGACAGAAGATTAAAGAGGAGAATATTAAAAGTAAATTAATATCAAACAATATAGGTTACATCAAACTGGTGAAGTTTGACAGTGAGATTGCCAAATACTTTGAAAAAAGCCTTAATAAGCTGATAGATAAGGGAATAAAAGGATTAATCATAGATGTGAGGGATAACCCGGGTGGGTATTACAGGCAGGTTGTAGATGTGGCTGACTTGCTTTTGCCCAAATGTACCATTGTTTACACTGAAGATAAATATAGAAAGAAGGAGTTTGAATATTCAGACTCCAACCAAATAAAATTGCCAATAGTAGTCCTTGTGAACGGTAATAGTGCGAGCGCGTCGGAAATTCTTGCCGGTGCTATAAAAGATAATAAGAGAGGAATTCTTGTGGGAACAAAAACATACGGCAAGGGTTTGGTTCAGGCATCTTTTACACTGGATGACGGGTCTGGGATAAAACTAACGGTGCAAAGGTACTTTACACCCTCGGGGGTATGCATACAGGGAAAAGGAATAGAACCCAATGAAGTTATTAATCTCCCGGAGAAATATCAAAACATTCCTGTTTCGAGGATTCCTGCAGAAGAAGATACGCAGCTTCAGAAAGCTATAGAAATGATGCGGAACTAA
- a CDS encoding cold-shock protein — protein sequence MERGRVKWFNAEKGFGFIERDGGNDVFVHFSAINMDGFKTLEEGAEVEFEVVEGAKGPQAANVQKAM from the coding sequence ATGGAAAGAGGAAGAGTAAAATGGTTTAATGCTGAAAAGGGTTTTGGCTTTATTGAAAGAGACGGAGGAAACGATGTTTTCGTTCATTTTTCAGCAATAAACATGGATGGATTCAAGACATTGGAAGAAGGCGCTGAAGTTGAATTCGAAGTTGTTGAAGGAGCAAAAGGCCCTCAGGCAGCTAATGTTCAGAAGGCTATGTAA